The following coding sequences are from one uncultured Bacteroides sp. window:
- the rimP gene encoding ribosome assembly cofactor RimP, whose amino-acid sequence MIEKRTVCRIVEEWLEGKDYFLVEVSVSSEDKITVEIDHAEGVWIEDCVDLSRYIESKLDREEADYELEVGSAGIGQPFKVLQQYHIHVGHEVEVLTKDGNKLIGVLKQVTKDHFVIGIQRKVKIEGSKRPKLQEEDETFTYSEIKYTKYLISFK is encoded by the coding sequence ATGATAGAAAAAAGGACTGTTTGCCGAATTGTTGAAGAATGGCTTGAAGGAAAGGATTACTTTCTCGTAGAGGTAAGTGTTAGCTCAGAAGATAAAATAACTGTTGAGATAGATCATGCGGAAGGCGTATGGATCGAAGACTGTGTGGATTTGAGCCGATATATCGAATCTAAGCTTGACCGAGAAGAAGCTGATTATGAACTGGAAGTTGGTTCGGCGGGTATTGGTCAACCTTTTAAGGTACTCCAGCAATATCATATTCATGTGGGTCATGAGGTGGAAGTTTTAACTAAAGACGGAAATAAACTGATTGGCGTTTTGAAACAAGTGACTAAGGATCATTTTGTGATAGGAATACAGAGAAAAGTTAAAATAGAGGGCAGTAAACGTCCTAAGCTACAAGAAGAGGATGAGACTTTTACTTATTCAGAGATTAAATACACTAAATACTTAATTAGTTTTAAATAA
- the nusA gene encoding transcription termination factor NusA — MAKKEETISLIDTFSEFKELKNIDRTTMVSVLEESFRSVIAKMFGTDENYDVIVNPDKGDFEIWRNREVVADADLTNPNMQISLTEAQKIDSSYEIGEEVTDEVIFAKFGRRAILNLRQTLASKILELEKDSLYNKYIDQVGTIINAEVYQIWKKEILLLDDEGNELLLPKTEQIPSDFYRKGETARAVVARVDNKNNNPKIILSRISPVFLQRLFEMEVPEINDGLITIKKIARIPGERAKIAVESYDDRIDPVGACVGVKGSRIHGIVRELRNENIDVINYTSNISLFIQRSLSPAKISSIRLNEEERRAEVFLKPEEVSLAIGKGGLNIKLASMLTEYTIDVFRELDEVTQDEDIYLDEFSDEIDAWVIDAIKSIGIDTAKAVLNAPRDMLIEKTDLEEETVDEVLRILKSEFEDN, encoded by the coding sequence ATGGCCAAGAAAGAGGAAACAATCAGTTTGATTGATACATTTTCGGAGTTTAAGGAACTCAAGAATATCGATAGGACCACTATGGTGAGCGTACTTGAAGAGTCTTTTCGTAGTGTTATTGCGAAAATGTTTGGCACAGATGAGAATTACGATGTAATTGTAAATCCTGATAAAGGTGATTTTGAAATATGGCGTAATCGTGAGGTGGTAGCTGATGCAGATCTGACGAATCCTAATATGCAGATATCATTGACTGAAGCTCAAAAAATAGATTCTTCTTATGAAATTGGTGAAGAGGTTACGGATGAAGTAATTTTTGCCAAATTTGGGCGTCGTGCGATATTAAATCTTCGTCAGACGTTGGCTTCTAAAATTCTTGAATTGGAAAAGGATAGCCTCTATAATAAATATATTGATCAGGTTGGGACCATCATCAATGCAGAAGTATATCAGATATGGAAAAAAGAAATTCTTTTGTTAGATGATGAAGGTAATGAATTACTCTTACCTAAAACGGAACAGATTCCGAGTGATTTTTATCGTAAAGGAGAAACTGCTCGTGCTGTTGTTGCCCGCGTAGATAACAAGAATAATAATCCAAAGATAATACTTTCACGTATTTCTCCCGTCTTTCTTCAACGCCTCTTTGAAATGGAAGTTCCAGAAATAAATGATGGGCTTATTACTATAAAAAAAATAGCTCGTATACCTGGAGAGCGTGCCAAAATTGCTGTAGAATCCTATGATGATAGGATAGATCCAGTAGGTGCTTGTGTGGGTGTGAAGGGAAGTCGTATTCACGGAATTGTTCGTGAATTGCGTAATGAGAATATTGATGTAATTAATTATACTTCTAATATTTCCTTGTTTATCCAACGCTCTCTTAGCCCTGCTAAGATTTCATCTATTCGATTGAATGAAGAAGAACGTAGAGCAGAAGTTTTTCTTAAACCTGAGGAGGTATCTTTGGCTATTGGTAAAGGCGGTTTGAATATTAAACTGGCTAGTATGTTAACGGAATATACTATAGATGTATTCCGTGAATTGGATGAGGTTACTCAAGATGAAGATATCTATCTAGATGAATTTAGCGATGAAATAGATGCTTGGGTAATTGATGCTATTAAAAGCATAGGCATTGATACTGCAAAAGCGGTACTGAATGCACCTCGTGACATGTTGATTGAAAAAACTGATTTAGAAGAGGAAACAGTGGACGAGGTATTGCGTATTTTGAAATCGGAGTTTGAAGATAATTAG